Proteins encoded together in one Mycoplasma miroungirhinis window:
- a CDS encoding Asp-tRNA(Asn)/Glu-tRNA(Gln) amidotransferase subunit GatC — MEKEKMISLARSLLFEPKEELFKLMSKEHEEIKKQLLLLDKFDLTNIEAMTHINSETINFDLLREDVPHKGLEKEKLLSNAKIHDNDFVIIRKVIND, encoded by the coding sequence ATGGAAAAAGAAAAAATGATAAGTTTAGCACGTAGTCTTCTTTTTGAACCAAAAGAAGAACTTTTTAAATTGATGAGTAAAGAGCACGAAGAAATAAAAAAACAACTACTTTTACTTGATAAATTTGATTTAACTAACATAGAAGCTATGACACATATCAATTCAGAAACTATAAACTTTGACTTATTAAGAGAAGATGTTCCCCACAAAGGTTTAGAAAAAGAAAAATTGCTATCCAATGCAAAAATTCATGATAATGATTTTGTTATTATCAGAAAGGTTATTAATGATTAA